In Bradyrhizobium erythrophlei, a single genomic region encodes these proteins:
- a CDS encoding LysR family transcriptional regulator: MNAIDLKVFEAVARHGSMNRAASELNTVQSNVTGRVRALELELGVLLFQRHARGVKVTSAGRRMLPFSARISKLLRDAGVAARDDGIPSGVLEIGTLETTAAVRFPSMVANFTKAHPKVRLVVTTGTTSSLVEDVVECRLEGAFVAAPVDHPDLQQESVFREELVLVTPRSIRRIEDLSSINELKTIVFRAGCSYRARLENLLNNVGILIAQPLEFGSIEAILGCVAAGVGITLLPKGVVAAAWRESQVAVHQLEPEFAEMQTMFIRRTDAYVSSALSTFLQIVRPDTELQIAAE, encoded by the coding sequence ATGAACGCAATCGATCTAAAAGTCTTTGAGGCAGTTGCCCGGCACGGCAGCATGAATCGAGCGGCATCTGAGCTGAACACTGTGCAATCCAATGTCACTGGGCGAGTGAGGGCGTTGGAGCTCGAGCTTGGTGTCCTTCTATTCCAGCGGCATGCGCGCGGTGTGAAGGTGACTTCTGCTGGACGCCGCATGCTCCCCTTTTCGGCACGCATATCCAAACTACTTCGCGACGCGGGGGTCGCTGCAAGGGATGACGGCATTCCCAGCGGTGTGCTGGAAATTGGCACCCTGGAAACGACTGCGGCGGTTCGGTTCCCGTCAATGGTCGCAAACTTTACCAAAGCCCACCCAAAGGTCCGTCTCGTAGTCACGACGGGAACGACCTCTAGTCTCGTCGAGGATGTTGTTGAATGCAGACTAGAGGGCGCGTTTGTTGCGGCACCGGTCGACCATCCAGATCTGCAACAGGAGAGCGTGTTTCGTGAAGAGCTTGTCCTGGTGACGCCTCGCTCGATTCGGCGCATTGAGGATCTTTCGTCGATCAACGAACTGAAAACAATCGTCTTCCGTGCTGGTTGCTCATACCGAGCACGGCTGGAAAACCTGCTGAACAACGTTGGAATACTCATTGCACAGCCTCTGGAATTCGGTTCGATCGAAGCGATTCTGGGCTGTGTGGCCGCGGGGGTCGGGATCACCTTGTTGCCGAAGGGGGTAGTCGCCGCGGCTTGGCGAGAGAGCCAGGTCGCGGTGCATCAACTGGAGCCCGAGTTTGCGGAAATGCAGACGATGTTCATTCGGCGCACAGACGCTTACGTATCCAGTGCGCTCTCAACCTTCCTCCAGATTGTACGACCGGACACCGAATTGCAAATAGCCGCCGAATAG
- a CDS encoding response regulator transcription factor: protein MSGEFIISVLDDDESFRIAIVGLLRSLGYEAHGYASAVEFIGRGGEGSCDCIITDFEMPGMSGLDLIRLLKAGGSTVPVIVISGCAEPGLEARAAADGAFCLLTKPFEADALIGLLEAALKI, encoded by the coding sequence ATGTCTGGAGAATTCATAATCTCGGTCCTTGACGACGACGAATCATTCCGGATTGCGATCGTCGGATTGCTTCGTTCGCTGGGATATGAAGCTCACGGCTATGCGTCCGCCGTAGAATTTATCGGTAGGGGTGGGGAAGGATCGTGCGACTGCATCATCACTGACTTTGAAATGCCCGGGATGAGCGGGCTTGATCTCATTCGGCTACTCAAGGCGGGTGGCTCGACAGTGCCGGTCATCGTGATCTCCGGGTGCGCAGAGCCGGGCCTGGAAGCGAGGGCAGCAGCCGATGGGGCTTTCTGCCTGCTAACGAAGCCGTTCGAAGCAGATGCTTTGATCGGCCTTCTCGAAGCAGCCCTGAAAATCTGA
- a CDS encoding nuclear transport factor 2 family protein, whose product MSPSRLPQVSPPALPPLVATYVKATNSFDLDELLATFADDALVNDQLRDYWGKSAIREWAARDIIGERLTIQVVEAREHYGHCILTANIDGNYDKRGLPDPLVLTFYLSAHGDQIVQLIILRNQSDF is encoded by the coding sequence ATGTCCCCTTCGCGTCTTCCGCAAGTCTCGCCGCCCGCGCTTCCGCCACTCGTGGCGACCTATGTCAAAGCGACCAACAGCTTCGATCTCGACGAGCTGCTGGCAACTTTCGCAGACGATGCACTCGTTAATGACCAACTGCGCGACTACTGGGGAAAGTCGGCCATCAGGGAATGGGCAGCGCGCGACATCATTGGAGAAAGACTAACGATACAGGTCGTCGAGGCAAGGGAGCATTACGGGCATTGCATACTGACGGCAAACATCGATGGCAACTACGACAAACGAGGGCTGCCCGATCCGTTGGTGCTCACCTTCTATCTCTCAGCCCACGGCGATCAAATCGTTCAGCTCATCATTCTTCGCAATCAGTCCGATTTTTGA
- a CDS encoding (2Fe-2S)-binding protein has protein sequence MVKLTINGEQKSFDAPADMPLLWVLRDILGMTGTKFGCGIAQCGACTVHIDGKAMRSCMLPVGAVRDRAVTTIEGVGASPVGAKVQKAWLDLEVIQCGYCQSGQIMAAAALLAATPNPDDSDIDAAMAGNICRCGTYVRIRAAIKQAASHRQS, from the coding sequence ATGGTCAAATTGACGATCAACGGCGAACAGAAGTCGTTCGATGCGCCCGCGGACATGCCGCTGCTCTGGGTGCTGCGTGACATACTCGGCATGACCGGAACCAAGTTCGGCTGCGGCATTGCCCAGTGCGGCGCGTGTACGGTGCATATCGACGGCAAGGCCATGCGCTCCTGCATGCTGCCGGTCGGCGCGGTGCGCGACCGCGCCGTCACCACCATCGAGGGCGTCGGCGCGTCGCCAGTTGGCGCGAAGGTGCAGAAGGCCTGGCTCGATCTCGAAGTGATCCAGTGCGGCTATTGCCAATCCGGGCAGATCATGGCGGCGGCAGCCCTGCTTGCGGCCACGCCCAATCCCGATGACTCCGACATCGACGCGGCGATGGCGGGGAACATCTGCCGCTGCGGTACTTATGTGCGCATTCGCGCGGCAATCAAGCAGGCGGCGTCGCATCGCCAGTCGTAG
- a CDS encoding sensor histidine kinase, with amino-acid sequence MTDTNEQSAIPAANGGIGVMGATDRPVTFGIAGRSDPQRTNGFEAVLLAMAGHDLRQPLQIIQSSHDLLGIGVRTKSEQCLLQRGQHAINGLNGLLDQLLGAVRLNEHAKEAELSPVALEPLFRQACHENAEGALQKEIDIRVRPTGASVMSNAVLLNGILRNLVSNAIKYTEPKGRILIGCRRSGQNVRIDVCDTGIGIREEQISRIFDAFTRLDSARCDGLGVGLFIVRRAIEVLGHRIDVSSVASRGSRFSIFAVRADAMNDIIASAQKCRGD; translated from the coding sequence ATGACCGACACAAATGAGCAGAGTGCGATTCCCGCCGCCAACGGGGGGATCGGCGTCATGGGGGCGACCGATCGGCCAGTAACGTTCGGAATTGCAGGCAGATCAGACCCACAGCGGACTAACGGTTTTGAAGCCGTGCTCCTCGCCATGGCAGGCCATGATCTTCGACAACCATTGCAAATCATCCAAAGCTCCCACGATCTTCTCGGGATCGGCGTCCGGACCAAATCCGAACAATGTCTGCTGCAGAGGGGACAGCATGCTATCAACGGCCTGAATGGGTTGCTTGATCAACTGCTGGGGGCTGTTCGGCTCAATGAGCATGCAAAGGAGGCAGAGCTCTCGCCCGTCGCGCTCGAGCCGCTGTTTAGGCAAGCATGTCATGAAAATGCGGAAGGCGCGTTGCAGAAGGAGATTGACATCCGCGTGCGTCCCACTGGCGCGTCGGTCATGAGCAATGCGGTGCTGCTCAACGGTATCCTCCGAAATCTGGTTAGCAACGCGATCAAATATACCGAGCCCAAAGGCCGGATACTCATCGGCTGCCGTCGTTCAGGTCAGAATGTACGCATCGACGTTTGCGATACGGGTATCGGTATCAGGGAGGAGCAAATATCGAGAATCTTTGATGCATTCACTCGACTCGATTCCGCGCGGTGTGATGGACTTGGCGTCGGATTATTCATCGTGCGACGGGCGATCGAAGTGCTCGGACATCGCATCGATGTCAGCTCTGTCGCCTCCCGAGGATCACGCTTCTCCATATTCGCGGTGCGAGCGGACGCGATGAACGACATCATCGCGTCTGCGCAGAAGTGCCGAGGTGACTAA
- a CDS encoding NAD(P)H-dependent flavin oxidoreductase yields the protein MTITTRLTKHFGIKHPIVLAPMTPASGGALASAVAAAGGLGLLGGGYVDRVWFEAESAKVTRSDVGAGFITWTIPEDPGLLDIALERHPRAMMLSFSDPGLYAARIKKAGVPLICQVHCLDHAFRAVDVGADVIVAQGTEAGGHGWALRSTMPFVPSVVDALAARAPDVLVLAAGGIADGRGLAASLMLGADGVLMGTRFWATQEALIPDAAKTMVLEATGDETIRTSVYDVVRRRVWPPGYTGRLMRNDFIERWQGHEKELAQVRGEELRKVEEAQNSDDFEIANVTVGESIGLIHDIPKAGDLIHRIVAEASNRLMKFAPALAA from the coding sequence ATGACGATCACCACCAGGCTGACCAAGCATTTTGGTATCAAGCATCCGATTGTGCTGGCGCCCATGACTCCTGCTTCGGGAGGAGCTTTGGCATCGGCAGTAGCGGCAGCTGGAGGACTCGGGCTGTTGGGTGGCGGTTACGTCGACCGCGTTTGGTTCGAAGCCGAATCGGCAAAGGTCACGCGATCCGACGTTGGCGCCGGGTTTATCACCTGGACCATTCCCGAAGATCCGGGATTGCTTGACATCGCGCTGGAGCGGCATCCGCGTGCGATGATGTTGTCCTTCTCGGATCCGGGTCTGTATGCCGCTCGCATCAAGAAGGCTGGCGTACCGCTGATTTGCCAAGTGCATTGCCTGGATCACGCGTTCCGCGCGGTCGATGTCGGGGCGGATGTCATCGTCGCTCAGGGGACCGAGGCCGGTGGGCATGGCTGGGCGCTGCGTTCCACGATGCCATTCGTTCCGTCAGTGGTGGATGCGTTGGCCGCACGGGCACCCGATGTTCTCGTGCTTGCGGCGGGCGGTATTGCGGATGGCCGGGGTCTCGCGGCGTCGCTCATGCTGGGAGCTGATGGTGTGCTGATGGGCACCAGGTTCTGGGCAACGCAGGAAGCTCTCATCCCGGATGCGGCAAAGACAATGGTGCTGGAAGCGACCGGGGACGAGACCATACGGACAAGCGTTTACGACGTCGTGCGGAGACGAGTGTGGCCGCCGGGCTATACCGGCCGGCTCATGAGGAACGATTTTATCGAGAGGTGGCAAGGTCACGAAAAGGAACTCGCACAAGTGCGCGGAGAGGAATTGCGTAAGGTTGAGGAAGCGCAGAATTCCGATGATTTCGAGATTGCCAACGTAACTGTCGGCGAGAGCATCGGGTTGATCCACGATATTCCGAAGGCCGGCGATCTGATCCATCGAATCGTTGCCGAGGCCTCCAACCGGCTGATGAAATTTGCCCCGGCGCTCGCTGCCTGA
- a CDS encoding alpha/beta fold hydrolase, translating into MPEISSASTQRGFVKVGQENSTSIELYYEDHGSGSPVVLIHGWPLNGDAWEKQTAALLAAGHRVITYDRRGFGRSSKPAVGYNYDTFAADLDALLRALDLTGVSLVGHSMGTGEITRYIGTFGTERLRKAVLIGTLGPYLVKAPENPEGIDASVFSGIQAGIRADRPATLMAFLKNFYSVGGADGKLVSELAIQANWSVAIGASAIGTLACVDAWIEDFRNDISHNDLPTLMIHGDDDRILPADVTSRRQAKMIKGVMYIEIKGGSHGLPWTHAEEINAAIVEFLA; encoded by the coding sequence ATGCCTGAAATATCGTCTGCGTCCACTCAGCGAGGTTTCGTCAAAGTCGGGCAGGAAAATTCGACCTCCATAGAGCTCTACTATGAGGATCACGGCTCGGGTTCTCCGGTCGTATTGATCCACGGCTGGCCGTTGAATGGCGACGCGTGGGAAAAACAGACCGCCGCACTCTTGGCCGCCGGCCACCGCGTGATCACCTACGATCGCCGCGGTTTCGGCCGATCCAGCAAGCCCGCGGTTGGGTACAACTACGACACCTTTGCAGCCGACCTCGACGCGCTGCTTCGCGCGCTCGACCTTACAGGCGTGTCTCTGGTCGGGCACTCGATGGGCACCGGCGAAATCACGCGCTACATCGGCACATTCGGCACCGAGCGGCTTCGCAAGGCCGTCCTCATCGGGACTCTTGGACCCTATCTAGTTAAGGCGCCCGAAAATCCCGAAGGTATCGACGCCAGCGTGTTCAGCGGGATCCAGGCCGGGATCCGGGCCGATCGCCCAGCTACATTGATGGCGTTCCTGAAGAACTTCTACAGCGTGGGTGGCGCCGATGGAAAGTTGGTCAGCGAGCTCGCCATTCAAGCCAACTGGAGCGTGGCAATCGGTGCGTCGGCCATCGGAACGTTGGCCTGCGTCGACGCATGGATCGAGGATTTCCGCAACGACATCTCGCACAATGATTTGCCGACCCTGATGATTCACGGTGACGACGATCGCATCCTGCCCGCCGATGTCACATCCCGAAGGCAGGCGAAAATGATCAAGGGTGTGATGTACATCGAGATCAAGGGCGGCTCCCACGGCCTGCCGTGGACGCATGCCGAGGAGATCAACGCCGCGATCGTGGAGTTCCTCGCTTAA
- a CDS encoding alpha/beta fold hydrolase, whose amino-acid sequence MSDNINRRRRNFLGVAGATLAAARFGVLGAASAQTKTGPALPVIKPGTNTSFARLKQIDAGLLNVGYAEEGPADGPAVILLHGWPYDIYSFADVTPLLAQAGYRVIVPYLRGYGTTSFLSNETFRNGQPAAVAADIVALMDALKIEKATLAGFDWGARTANIIAAAFPARCKAMVSVSGYLFSGQESGKMPLPPSAELQWWYQFYFATERGKEGYEKYRHDFSKLIWQLASPQWKFDDATFDRSAKSFENPDHVAIVIHNYRWRLALAEGEARYADLDKIIAATPAITVPTITMEGDANGAPHPPAAAYAKKFSGKYEHREIKGGIGHNLPQEAPQDFAKAVIDVNRLV is encoded by the coding sequence ATGTCCGATAACATCAATCGTCGCCGGCGGAATTTTCTCGGCGTCGCCGGAGCGACACTCGCAGCCGCTCGGTTCGGCGTATTAGGCGCGGCGAGCGCGCAAACCAAGACTGGGCCGGCGCTGCCCGTGATCAAGCCGGGAACCAATACCTCCTTCGCGCGGCTGAAGCAGATCGATGCCGGGCTGCTGAACGTCGGCTATGCCGAGGAGGGTCCGGCAGACGGTCCCGCCGTCATTCTACTGCACGGCTGGCCCTATGACATCTACAGCTTCGCCGATGTTACGCCACTGCTTGCGCAGGCCGGCTATCGCGTCATCGTGCCATATCTGCGCGGCTATGGCACGACCAGCTTCCTTTCGAACGAGACGTTCCGGAACGGCCAACCCGCGGCGGTCGCCGCCGATATCGTCGCGCTGATGGATGCGCTGAAAATCGAAAAGGCAACGCTTGCCGGATTCGACTGGGGCGCACGGACCGCGAATATCATCGCAGCCGCCTTTCCCGCGCGCTGCAAAGCCATGGTTTCGGTAAGCGGCTATCTGTTCTCGGGCCAGGAGTCTGGCAAGATGCCGCTGCCGCCGTCGGCCGAACTGCAATGGTGGTACCAATTCTATTTCGCGACCGAGCGGGGCAAGGAAGGCTACGAGAAATATCGCCACGACTTCTCGAAGCTGATCTGGCAGCTCGCTTCGCCGCAATGGAAGTTCGATGACGCAACCTTCGATCGTAGCGCGAAGTCATTCGAAAACCCCGACCATGTCGCGATCGTGATCCATAATTACCGGTGGCGGCTTGCGCTTGCCGAAGGTGAGGCGCGCTATGCCGATTTGGATAAGATCATCGCGGCGACCCCTGCCATCACGGTGCCGACGATCACGATGGAAGGCGATGCCAACGGCGCACCGCATCCGCCGGCGGCGGCCTATGCCAAGAAATTCTCCGGCAAATACGAGCACCGTGAGATCAAGGGCGGCATCGGTCACAATCTGCCGCAGGAGGCCCCTCAGGACTTCGCGAAAGCGGTCATCGACGTCAACAGGCTGGTCTGA
- a CDS encoding ATP-binding protein produces MGDSDNLRANDVVSFGPFRLFLAERLLEKAGVPLELGSRALEILIALVERAGEVVTHRELISRVWPGVVVEEANVRVHVSGLRKALGDGRDGARYVTNVIGRGYCFVAPVTRPASQRSAPQTQPLVRDRLRQLPALLTRMVGRDETVRAVSALLMTRRFVSIVGPGGMGKTTVAVSIAHALIDHFEGAVFFVDLGALTDPGLVSTAVASALGIMLQAQDPFLGLLAFLGDRRALLVLDNCEHVIDATAALTEPVVSEAPQVHILATSREALRVEGEHVHMLYPLDGPPNHIGLTAAEALAFPAVQLFMERAAASGNRSELSDADAPIVADICRRLDGIALAIELAASRVSSHGIRGTAELLDNRFKLLWQGRRTALPRHQTLNAMLDWSYNLLREGDKLVLRRLSVFVGAFSLKAALSVAGTGPSDAEVTDAVTNLVAKSLISSTTIGESTYYRLLDTTQAYAAGRLTDHGEADDAARRHALYYSSYLRHDEAIQSTFGAHDLSGYAPHIGNVRAALEWAFSNHGDIAIGVELATWAAPLFVGLSLLDECRNWCEQALAGLDDAGRGTKQEMILQETLALSLMFTKGNGDEVRAAIERGLSLAETFEDRDHQLQLLAGLNIFLTRTSDFRDALTVAKRGGAVARAAKNMAGLVMTDWMLGVSHHLVGNQVKAQYHCEAGMAKAVELGQLNTNFFGYDHRIRALVALARALWLRGSSERALRIAQQAIDEAERHDHPVSICISLIYAAPVFLWSGQLERAADLIERLIVHAGRYSLAPYRAVGIALRGQLAVLRDQAEAGLTLLRDALETLHAEQHSILTTVFTSALAEGLWQTGQSDEALLTINGAVARAAICGATFDMAELLRIKGQILAAMPRPDWASAEDCLMQSLAVAREQSALAWELRSATAMARLLSENGQRDRARDTLAPVYHRFTEGFETADLRIARQLIHDLV; encoded by the coding sequence ATGGGGGATAGTGATAACCTGAGAGCAAACGACGTCGTTTCATTTGGCCCATTTCGCCTGTTTTTGGCCGAAAGGCTGCTTGAGAAAGCGGGCGTTCCGCTAGAGCTGGGCAGCCGTGCGCTCGAAATCCTGATCGCTCTGGTCGAGCGGGCCGGGGAAGTGGTCACCCACAGGGAGCTGATCTCGCGAGTCTGGCCCGGTGTCGTTGTGGAGGAGGCCAACGTCCGCGTCCATGTTTCTGGCCTTCGCAAGGCGCTCGGAGACGGACGCGACGGCGCCCGTTACGTCACAAATGTCATTGGTCGGGGCTATTGCTTCGTCGCCCCGGTGACGCGACCGGCATCACAACGATCAGCCCCACAAACTCAGCCACTTGTCCGCGATCGGCTCCGTCAGCTGCCGGCGCTGTTGACGCGAATGGTTGGCCGCGACGAAACCGTCCGTGCGGTATCGGCCCTACTGATGACGCGTCGCTTCGTCAGCATCGTTGGGCCAGGCGGCATGGGCAAGACTACGGTCGCAGTCTCGATCGCCCATGCATTAATTGATCATTTCGAGGGAGCGGTTTTCTTCGTAGATCTGGGAGCACTGACAGATCCAGGCCTCGTGTCGACGGCTGTTGCATCGGCGCTCGGAATTATGCTGCAGGCCCAGGATCCCTTCCTCGGCTTGCTGGCCTTTCTTGGCGACCGGAGAGCCCTCCTTGTGCTCGACAATTGCGAACACGTGATCGACGCGACAGCGGCGCTGACCGAACCCGTCGTCAGTGAGGCGCCGCAAGTGCACATCCTCGCCACCAGCCGGGAAGCACTACGGGTCGAAGGTGAGCACGTTCACATGCTGTATCCGCTCGATGGTCCTCCGAACCATATCGGCTTGACAGCTGCCGAAGCGCTCGCGTTTCCGGCCGTGCAGCTATTCATGGAGCGCGCGGCAGCGAGTGGCAATCGCTCGGAGCTGAGCGATGCGGATGCGCCGATCGTCGCCGACATTTGCCGCCGGCTCGATGGGATCGCGCTCGCCATCGAACTTGCAGCTAGTCGCGTCAGCTCACATGGAATTCGCGGAACGGCAGAACTGCTCGACAACCGGTTCAAACTGCTCTGGCAGGGCCGTCGTACTGCGCTGCCTCGACACCAGACCTTGAACGCGATGCTCGACTGGAGCTACAACCTGCTGCGAGAGGGCGACAAGCTGGTTTTGCGCAGGTTGTCGGTCTTCGTCGGGGCATTTTCGCTCAAGGCCGCCCTCTCTGTCGCCGGGACCGGGCCAAGCGACGCGGAGGTCACCGACGCGGTGACTAACCTCGTTGCGAAATCGCTGATATCGTCAACCACCATTGGCGAATCAACGTACTATCGGCTGCTCGACACCACGCAGGCCTATGCTGCGGGCAGACTTACCGATCATGGCGAGGCGGACGACGCCGCTAGGCGGCATGCGCTTTACTATTCCAGCTATCTCAGACACGACGAGGCAATCCAATCGACCTTTGGCGCGCACGATCTCTCCGGATATGCCCCGCATATCGGGAATGTGCGCGCGGCGCTCGAATGGGCGTTCTCGAACCATGGCGACATCGCCATCGGTGTCGAACTGGCCACCTGGGCGGCCCCCTTGTTCGTGGGATTGTCGCTGCTCGACGAATGCCGGAACTGGTGCGAGCAGGCGCTCGCTGGTCTCGACGACGCCGGCCGCGGGACCAAACAGGAGATGATTCTCCAGGAGACTCTGGCGCTATCGTTGATGTTCACCAAAGGAAACGGTGACGAGGTTCGCGCCGCAATCGAGCGCGGACTTTCGCTTGCAGAGACGTTCGAGGATCGGGATCATCAGCTTCAACTTCTTGCCGGCCTGAACATTTTCCTTACCCGAACTAGCGATTTCCGCGACGCGTTGACCGTTGCAAAACGGGGGGGCGCGGTCGCCCGGGCGGCTAAAAATATGGCCGGCCTTGTCATGACGGATTGGATGCTCGGTGTTTCCCATCATTTGGTGGGAAATCAGGTTAAGGCACAATACCATTGCGAGGCCGGTATGGCCAAGGCCGTCGAGCTGGGTCAACTCAATACCAACTTCTTTGGGTACGATCATCGTATCCGTGCGCTAGTCGCCCTCGCTCGCGCCTTGTGGCTGCGCGGTTCTTCAGAGCGGGCGCTCAGAATAGCGCAGCAGGCCATCGACGAAGCCGAGCGTCATGATCATCCAGTTTCGATCTGCATCTCGCTGATCTATGCGGCACCGGTCTTTCTCTGGAGCGGTCAACTGGAACGAGCCGCCGACCTGATTGAGCGATTGATCGTTCATGCCGGGCGATACTCATTGGCGCCGTATCGCGCCGTCGGAATAGCGCTAAGGGGTCAACTCGCGGTCCTACGCGACCAGGCGGAAGCCGGCCTCACTCTGTTGCGAGACGCGCTGGAAACGCTGCATGCTGAACAGCACAGCATTCTCACTACAGTTTTCACCAGCGCGTTGGCGGAAGGCCTCTGGCAGACTGGTCAGTCCGACGAAGCGCTGCTCACCATCAATGGAGCTGTCGCACGCGCGGCCATTTGTGGAGCGACGTTTGACATGGCGGAGCTGCTTCGGATTAAAGGACAAATTCTCGCGGCAATGCCACGACCGGACTGGGCGTCAGCCGAAGACTGCCTGATGCAATCACTCGCCGTGGCGCGAGAGCAGTCGGCGCTGGCCTGGGAGTTGCGATCGGCCACGGCCATGGCTCGCTTGCTGTCCGAGAACGGACAGCGCGACCGGGCCCGCGACACCCTCGCTCCGGTCTATCACCGGTTTACAGAAGGCTTCGAAACGGCGGATCTTCGCATCGCGCGGCAGCTGATCCACGATTTGGTGTAG
- a CDS encoding cupin domain-containing protein, protein MTRNHQPDQADFRAILPEDIDWKPFPAFPPGARLAVVVGHPTEPGPYVVRVKVPDGTKLMPHKHPEDRIYTVMSGVFYIGLGETFEGEKVKAYPPGSVIVLPGETWHFHWAKSGEYVTQVTAIGPLGLEYHDPHDDPRRHSS, encoded by the coding sequence ATGACCCGCAACCATCAACCTGATCAGGCAGATTTTAGAGCGATCCTGCCTGAAGATATCGACTGGAAGCCGTTTCCGGCGTTTCCACCTGGGGCTCGTCTGGCGGTCGTCGTAGGCCACCCCACGGAACCCGGTCCTTACGTGGTCAGGGTCAAGGTGCCAGACGGCACGAAACTGATGCCGCACAAGCATCCAGAGGATCGCATCTACACGGTCATGTCGGGCGTCTTTTACATCGGGCTCGGGGAGACGTTCGAGGGCGAAAAGGTGAAGGCCTATCCGCCGGGAAGCGTCATCGTTCTTCCAGGCGAAACCTGGCATTTTCATTGGGCGAAGTCCGGCGAATACGTCACGCAGGTGACGGCGATCGGACCACTCGGCCTTGAATATCACGATCCACATGATGATCCACGCCGGCACAGCTCTTAG
- a CDS encoding tautomerase family protein, with product MPLLRFDLIEGRSEPELKKILDVTHEVLLETLHVPRNDRYQVVHEHKRSRMVIEDTGLGFARSDKIVVLQITSRPREREMKQGFYRLLVERLSASCGISPSDVVVTFVTNADEDWSFGAGRAQFLTGDL from the coding sequence ATGCCGCTCCTGCGCTTCGACCTCATCGAGGGACGCTCGGAACCTGAGCTGAAGAAAATCCTCGACGTCACGCACGAGGTGTTGCTCGAAACCCTCCACGTACCGAGAAACGATCGCTATCAGGTGGTACACGAGCACAAGCGTTCTCGCATGGTCATCGAGGATACGGGGCTCGGGTTCGCCAGATCTGACAAAATAGTTGTGCTCCAGATCACCAGCCGTCCACGAGAACGCGAAATGAAACAGGGCTTTTATCGTTTGCTGGTCGAAAGGCTTTCCGCCAGTTGCGGAATTTCACCAAGCGACGTGGTCGTGACTTTTGTGACAAACGCTGATGAGGATTGGTCATTCGGTGCAGGCCGAGCGCAGTTTCTGACTGGCGATCTATAA